GTGTAGATGTAAACAATGACAATACGATGAGAATCGTCTCCATGGTATTCTTGATTCAAAtatgttgttgattttttttttccttcagaagTTTGTAAATTCCAACTTAGTTGTTTTCAGGGATCTTCCAAGGCTGTTCAATGTTTTAAAGGTGACCACTACTTTCTTCTTTCTCTAAATGCATTAAACAAGTATTGTATAACATcttggttgtcttttttttcccccccagctgAATGATCCCATCACTTGCCTTGAGATATCCTTATTCCATATTCATAGTTCGAATAGCTGCCAGACGGCAACTATAATACCCAATAACCACTCtggacttttgtgtttttaatttgtctTAAAGTAACAAGACTATAGACAGCATCTCGCCAAAATTGAAAGACCTGGCTGTTATTtcttaacagaaaaaaattgtggtgGTGTTCAAAGGCAGAATCCTGCAACTCTTTCAGGACCCAACCTTTTGCCAGataaaaccattttttgtgTGCACATTTAAGCAAACATTTGTTTGCATATAAACTCTCTACAACACATTTAAGATTTTAACATCAAACCACTTCTAACACAGTAGTCATGTAAACCTTTCCTATTTTATGTTGTACCTTTTTTGTAGATAGAAGAGTACATGGCCTCCACCTCAGCAATCTCCTGAGGGGTGGGCTTCTTGGCTGCGGCAGCAATCCAAAGACGGCCGCGGTGGGATGTGTACCAAGTTCGGCCCTCAACTCTACACACAAATAATTCCACATGGGCAATTTGAACTACTGGATTACTAGAGGGTGATCACGACAAAATGTGTGGACTTCAAACCTCTTGATGCCTTTGACAAGTAGAGATGCCCATGGCTGGTGCATGCTGAGGCACCAGCCACCATCAGACATCTCCTGCAGCTCTTTGTCTTGGAGACGCAACTTGGCCCGCTCTCCTGTCTTACTATCTTGTGCCACACACGGTCCTTTCTCCATGTTTCTTTTACTGTTCTCACTGGGCCCAACATCTACCCACTGTAAATAGAAATGGGAAAATTGAACACTAAATGCACAACTTGTAGAAAAGAAGTTTCAAGCAGGTCCATCTGGAGAAACTGCAACTCAACAATGGCATCTGTGCAAACTTTTGAGACTTAATCCAATAATATATTTGCACTTGCTTAACAGGCATTCTCTTAACTTCACAGACGTTGTCTCATGGACTCATGGAATCCTAACAATGTCTCATTTGAAAGAGTCAATCCTGAAAATCATATATTGGTTTCATGTATCTTAAACATAGGGAGAAATTGTATTGTATGTACTGGAACACATGGAGTCTGGTCAATTTGAGGAGAAAGAAAGATGAAAACCAACAAGTGAAAGTACAGTTTCATAACAGTCCTGAATTTGTAATTCCTCCATTACAATGTCTGAGTGCGTGTGCCATCAACCCAGAATATAAACTCTCATACTTTTgccatgtcatgtcatgatcaCAATGAGTTCTTCTCAGAAATGGTTGAACGGGAGAGAGGGACACTGAAAGATTCTACGTGCCATGTAAAAATGTCCAACTGAAAATTGAAGAATATGCAGAAACAGCATGAAAATAGAGAGGAGACAAATGACACAGACGATCACAAGAAATGTCCACTCATACAACAATATTCCTAGGAAGTGAGATGACAAACGGATTTCATTAGGGATTAATCCATTCCCATCACTTTGCCTGTGTGTAATAACCCACAAACTGCATGGAGACAtctgcatctttttttcccaatattgcTGGAGGAGATTTAATTTGTTGCTTAATAGTGATGATCATGTTGCTGGAATGCTgatggaaatgttttcattggccaATCCTCCTTAAATGTTACTGTTCACCTTTttctattacattttcaaatttatcaACGATTATGTCACTAGTAGTTACTGTAGCTGTACGTTTATAGAAAGTCACCTACTTCTGGTGCACTCTGCTTTATGTTAGGATTGACAAGCTGTCTGAGGTTCTGTTGTCCACTTTGTCCTTTATACAATGGGGATTTTGCCGCAGAGTCAATGCTCATTGCTTGGAGGGTCTCTTCTAACCTACAGGGTTAAAATATACAACAGTTATGCATTGTTATTTTACCTTTAGAGCAAGAGAGCCATAACTGAAATGGAGCCACCGCATCTTGTTTACTTGTTGTAGTATTCATTCAGGTTGTTGCCCTCATCAAGGACTTGTCGACCAGCAAAGTCCAAGGTGATTTTCCGATCTTTGCGACATGCATGGCGAAGGTTTCTCAGCTCCTCTTCCTTTTTCCTTAACTTGTCACGCTCAGCAGTTGACAACCACTGGTTAGATTCAGTGCCAAAGTAATCAGACTCATCATCAAGTACCTGAGTTCTCTTGACACTGCGgataaaatagcaaaacagGGTTACATCCAGTCTTTGTGATTCTCATTTGATTTCAAACAACAGAACGATTGATTATGTTACCTAGTTCGGTCATATTCCAACAATTTGTCTTTGTGCTGGACAGCCTTCTCTAAGCCAGCCTTCATCTTGGCTTCATGATGTGTCAGGTAATCTCTTTCACCACCATCTAatgcaaataaatgtatttctgaaTTTCGTTACATACATCTCATGTAACACAACAATAAATAAGCTATACACAAAAGGGAacagcaaaataaagatgagaaAATACAATTAGCGCTATAACTAAATAAGCATCgtaaagataaaaaaagaaaaacgagatTATTCAGAGATTTGTCATGGCGCAAGAATATTCTACACACTGCTTCACCCATTGTTGTATCACTGATTAATTTACTCTAATGAGCAACACCTCACTAGTTGTTTTTCTAATGATTAGGTCAAGCACTTTCAACTCAAAGGCTACATTGTCGGAATCTCGTCAAGTTTTTGGCATAATGAGGGTGTACGCTTGAACAGGGAGAATCTGAATACCGGTCACGTGTGCGAGGTTGATTCCAGAGTGTGAAAAATTCATGCTTTAAGATGGAGCTAATTGAAAATTTCATTAACAGCAAGCGAAATTTGTGTGAGTTGGAAAGACGTAGTTGAAAAAGTGGTGTTCATAGTATTGGGAAAATCCACTATTGCAAGGGTTAAAGGCAAAAAAGGTTGCTGAAAAAAGCTGCTGTTATTACCGGTATATACAGTAATTTGAGTTTTACGATAGTGCTAGCCACAGATTCTCACCTCCCATCAGCTTCTTTCTAAGTTTCTGGCTTTTGTTTGAGTCTCTTAGCAGAATCTCCTGTTCTTCTTTGGTGCACACCTGAATGGCAAAGAGATGCATCCAGAGATAAAGGTTAGCTTTAGATTAGACATgggaaatatttggaaaaaaaattgttgaggTGCAATTTTTTTGCTGACTCAAAAAttgctgatcttttttttttcctcggatGTCACATTTACACACCAGATAAGCAAAATTCCACTGATTAGCTGTAGTAAAACTTCCATCTAATTATGATTGAAGTAATCTACAGCTACATCTTCATGTACTCCCAATTGAGACGTGTGTGGAGCTCCCAATATCAAAATCAATGTCTGCATTTATCAACTTCTGTATATAAAATGT
The DNA window shown above is from Syngnathoides biaculeatus isolate LvHL_M chromosome 3, ASM1980259v1, whole genome shotgun sequence and carries:
- the trip4 gene encoding activating signal cointegrator 1 isoform X4, coding for MEMADDLLQWCLFQLQHRFGLEASEDIVKYIISIEKAEEIEEYVGDLLQGTDGTKGQFIEEFLSRWKKTHRQAGDTAGLFILKESVLATDSTKDSQKKSKRKGRHKQELLTVSQTDVDPETVKTPIELMRVQGSASASSTKKKNKFTNLYAKEGQDKLMVLLPGRHSCECLAQKHRLINNCISCGRIVCEQEGSGPCLFCGTLVCTKEEQEILLRDSNKSQKLRKKLMGDGGERDYLTHHEAKMKAGLEKAVQHKDKLLEYDRTSVKRTQVLDDESDYFGTESNQWLSTAERDKLRKKEEELRNLRHACRKDRKITLDFAGRQVLDEGNNLNEYYNKLEETLQAMSIDSAAKSPLYKGQSGQQNLRQLVNPNIKQSAPEWVDVGPSENSKRNMEKGPCVAQDSKTGERAKLRLQDKELQEMSDGGWCLSMHQPWASLLVKGIKRVEGRTWYTSHRGRLWIAAAAKKPTPQEIAEVEAMYSSIYKKETRFPSDYPTGCLLGCVNVTDCLSQEQFREQFPNICEESSSPFVFICSNSQELLVKFPMKGKHKI
- the trip4 gene encoding activating signal cointegrator 1 isoform X5; the encoded protein is MEMADDLLQWCLFQLQHRFGLEASEDIVKYIISIEKAEEIEEYVGDLLQGTDGTKGQFIEEFLSRWKKTHRQAGDTAGLFILKESVLATDSTKDSQKKSKRKGRHKQELLTVSQTDVDPETVKTPIELMRVQGSASASSTKKKNKFTNLYAKEGQDKLMVLLPGRHSCECLAQKHRLINNCISCGRIVCEQEGSGPCLFCGTLVCTKEEQEILLRDSNKSQKLRKKLMGDGGERDYLTHHEAKMKAGLEKAVQHKDKLLEYDRTSVKRTQVLDDESDYFGTESNQWLSTAERDKLRKKEEELRNLRHACRKDRKITLDFAGRQVLDEGNNLNEYYNKLEETLQAMSIDSAAKSPLYKGQSGQQNLRQLVNPNIKQSAPEWVDVGPSENSKRNMEKGPCVAQDSKTGERAKLRLQDKELQEMSDGGWCLSMHQPWASLLVKGIKRVEGRTWYTSHRGRLWIAAAAKKPTPQEIAEVEAMYSSIYKKETRFPSDYPTGCLLGCVNVTDCLSQEQFREQTFQ